In Phaseolus vulgaris cultivar G19833 chromosome 10, P. vulgaris v2.0, whole genome shotgun sequence, a single genomic region encodes these proteins:
- the LOC137818686 gene encoding transcription initiation factor TFIID subunit 11 gives MKQSKDPFEAAFEESPPESPTETEADSIHNHSHNHNHNQNPIPSPSLLPLNPGPPQKASAVVKNKDKDKDKDDEEEEEEDNMDVELSKLPSTGDPHKMAKMQAILSQFSNEQMSRYESFRRAGFQRANMKRLLASITGTQKISVPITIVVSGIAKMFVGEVVETARIVMKERKESGPIRPCHLREAYRRLKLEGKVFKRSASRLFR, from the exons ATGAAGCAATCGAAGGATCCGTTCGAAGCAGCGTTCGAGGAATCACCGCCTGAATCTCCGACGGAGACAGAGGCAGATTCAATCCATAACCATAGCCATAACCATAATCATAATCAAAACCCTATtccttctccttctcttctACCCCTCAATCCAGGGCCTCCACAGAAGGCGAGTGCGGTCGTCAAGAACAAAGACAAAGACAAGGACAAGGACGAtgaagaggaggaggaagaagacaACATGGACGTTGAGCTTTCCAAGCTCCCTTCCACCGGCGACCCTCACAAAATGGCCAAGATGCA GGCTATTTTGTCGCAATTCAGCAATGAGCAGATGAGTAGATACGAGTCCTTTCGGAGGGCTGGGTTTCAGAGAGCTAACATGAAAAGg TTATTGGCTAGCATCACTGGGACCCAGAAGATTTCAGTGCCAATTACGATTGTAGTATCAGGCATTGCAAAAATGTTTGTTGGTGAAGTTGTTGAAACAG CTAGAATAGTTATGAAAGAAAGGAAGGAATCTGGACCAATTCGGCCTTGTCATCTGCGAGAAGCGTATAGACGACTAAAACTTGAAGGAAAAGTATTTAAGAGATCAGCCTCCAGACTCTTCCGGTAG
- the LOC137819060 gene encoding thioredoxin H9-like — MGNCLHRENNTDDGDSDHHVDFASGNVQLITTKESWDQHLKQASRDSKIVIANFSATWCGPCKMIAPYYCDLSEKHSSIMFLLVDVDELADFSTSLDIKATPTFFFFKDGKEFDKLVGANKPELEKKIAAITDGVPQFQP, encoded by the exons ATGGGCAATTGTTTGCATAGG GAAAATAATACTGACGATGGTGATTCTGATCATCATGTGGATTTTGCTTCTGGGAATGTGCAACTTATTACTACCAAAGAATCTTGGGACCAACATTTGAAACAAGCAAGTAGGGATAGTAAAATT GTTATTGCAAATTTCAGTGCAACATGGTGTGGTCCTTGTAAGATGATTGCTCCATATTACTGCGACTTGTCCGAGAAACACTCGTCTATCATGTTCTTATTAGTCGACGTGGATGAACTGGCA GACTTCAGCACTTCCTTGGACATCAAAGCCACaccaactttcttcttttttaaagATGGAAAAGAGTTTGACAAACTTGTAGGAGCCAACAAGCCAGAGCTGGAGAAGAAGATTGCTGCGATTACTGATGGAGTTCCTCAATTTCAACCGTAA
- the LOC137814065 gene encoding uncharacterized protein, which produces MCKEIGIKQIFTSVEHPQTNEQVEAVNKIILQGLKKKVEHAKARWVELLPEIVWSYHTTVQSTMREILFSLVNGTNAVIPVELSVPSRRVEDFREPESQVGRLLHLDMVDELRETVRIREVAAKRMIETKFLSRVNHKGFRKGDLVLRKARENKKDSKLAARWTEPYRVREILGKGAYCLETLDGGIIPRT; this is translated from the coding sequence ATGTGCAAGGAAATAGGAATCAAACAGATATTCACATCAGTAGAACATCCCCAAACAAATGAGCAGGTAGAAGCTGTGAACAAGATAATTTTGCAGGGATTAAAGAAGAAGGTAGAACATGCTAAGGCACGATGGGTAGAGTTGTTACCAGagattgtatggtcttatcatactACGGTACAATCAACAATGAGAGAAATCTTGTTTAGCTTGGTGAACGGGACGAATGCAGTGATACCTGTGGAATTGAGTGTGCCTTCAAGAAGAGTGGAAGATTTTAGGGAGCCAGAGTCACAAGTAGGAAGATTGTTGCATCTCGATATGGTTGATGAGTTAAGAGAAACAGTCAGAATCAGAGAAGTTGCCGCTAAACGGATGATTGAAACCAAGTTCTTGAGTCGAGTTAATCACAAGGGATTCCGTAAAGGAGATTTGGTGCTGAGGAAGGCAAGAGAAAATAAGAAGGATAGTAAGTTGGCGGCAAGATGGACAGAACCATATCGGGTCCGAGAGATACTGGGAAAAGGAGCATACTGCTTGGAAACTCTGGATGGTGGGATAATACCAAGGACATGA
- the LOC137814071 gene encoding uncharacterized protein: MMKWVIELSEHGLIYELRGLVQTQMLANFVAELTSSEDEHQDKHDKWMLSVDGASNIKGSRARVILEDSDGVLVEQSVKFAFKANNNQAEYEALLAGMRLAVHMGVKSLMVWSDSQLVTEQVAGNFQAKDPHLTKYMAQVRVMTKEFADFELVYVPKDQNARADLLSKLASTKRPDSHRSVIQENLEFPSVSVDDVMQVTTGKLGKEEGWTNMYKKWLCDGEELMDKQELVILRKNKGRYVLVNDKLYSIGYSMPLLRCVESPQKERIV; encoded by the coding sequence atgatgaaatgGGTAATAGAACTGTCAGAACATGGATTAATATATGAGTTAAGGGGTCTGGTTCAGACCCAAATGTTGGCCAATTTCGTGGCTGAGTTAACGTCATCAGAAGATGAACATCAAGACAAACATGATAAATGGATGTTATCAGTAGATGGTGCATCAAATATTAAAGGTAGCAGAGCAAGAGTAATATTGGAGGACTCAGATGGGGTGTTGGTTGAGCAGTCAGTAAAATTTGCCTTTAAGGCCAACAATaatcaagcggagtatgaggctCTCTTAGCAGGAATGCGGTTAGCTGTTCACATGGGAGTAAAAAGTTTGATGGTGTGGAGTGATTCACAGCTGGTAACCGAGCAGGTAGCTGGAAACTTTCAAGCGAAGGACCCGCATTTGACAAAATATATGGCCCAGGTACGTGTGATGACTAAAGAATTTGCGGATTTTGAATTGGTATATGTACCTAAAGATCAGAACGCAAGGGCAGATTTACTGTCAAAACTAGCAAGTACCAAGAGGCCCGACAGTCACAGGTCGGTGATTCAAGAAAATCTCGAGTTTCCTAGTGTCTCGGTGGACGACGTAATGCAAGTCACGACGGGAAAGCTAGGGAAAGAAGAGGGGTGGACGAACATGTATAAGAAATGGTTGTGTGATGGGGAGGAACTTATGGATAAGCAAGAATTGGTAATATTGCGCAAGAACAAGGGTCGGTACGTACTGGTTAACGATAAATTGTACAGTATAGGATACTCGATGCCTTTACTGAGATGTGTGGAGAGTCCGCAAAAGGAAAGGATTGTGTAG
- the LOC137819298 gene encoding uncharacterized protein produces MNNTRNVTHHHHTRGHSFNGFANIRPFSYTISSQGKPGKLSFESAKLATIGIDDLLSSTEGGKHDYDWLLTPPETPHLPSSEGLSQPTLVPPRSSLGRPMSYSHASTLSASQSENNNTHSHSRPARSGSVTRSPNRSSSIHNTRPSSPITRSPSAARSSTPTSRQTTTPTPPRALLPRSFPSSTTDTNKTRTSQVSRPSTPSSTPRPSIPANLHSPSATSRSPSRPSTPSRRHSLPSPLPSATRVARSSATPRPQLIVPPDFSLETPPNLRTTLPSDRPVSAGRSRPGAVATLPLKPNSEMQTPVVTVSRRQPSPIANRGRLSEYTSKTRVHGNAGDASELVARKSVKSSTTASDNNGLGRTISKKSLDMAIRHMDVRNGSGTLRSLSSATLYPQSVRTSTPKTHHTRGLSVASSMNINGSLQSRNNGNNTNRKNGREKGERQKQYLGKLNAVVDVYPYDSVLLKEDLNNTNWLHSVDGKCDEGAIFDNGFESLPEPFGFY; encoded by the exons ATGAACAACACCAGGAATGTCACTCACCATCATCACACCAGAGGTCACAGCTTCAATGGCTTTGCCAACATCCGTCCCTTCTCCTACACAATTTCTTCCCAAG GGAAACCGGGGAAACTTTCATTTGAATCAGCAAAACTGGCCACCATCGGGATTGATGATCTACTGTCATCCACCGAAGGAGGAAAGCATGACTATGATTG GCTCCTTACTCCCCCGGAGACCCCTCATTTACCATCATCAGAAGGTTTATCCCAACCAACTTTGGTGCCTCCAAGAAGCAGTTTGGGTCGACCAATGTCATACAGTCATGCCTCAACG CTTTCTGCCTCACAATCAGAGAACAACAACACTCACTCTCACTCAAGACCAGCAAGAAGTGGTTCAGTGACTCGCAGTCCAAACAGATCCTCCTCCATCCATAACACAAGGCCATCCTCTCCCATAACTCGCTCTCCATCTGCAGCAAGGTCTTCCACTCCAACCTCACGCCAAACAACAACACCAACACCCCCAAGAGCACTTTTACCACGCTCATTTCCCAGTTCTACCACTGACACCAACAAAACTAGAACATCACAAGTCTCAAGACCCTCCACTCCAAGCTCAACTCCAAGGCCATCCATTCCTGCCAACTTGCATTCACCATCTGCCACTTCAAGGTCTCCTTCGCGGCCCTCTACTCCCTCTCGCCGCCATTCTCTGCCATCTCCATTACCATCAGCCACGCGTGTTGCACGCAGTTCTGCTACTCCTCGTCCCCAGCTAATCGTGCCACCTGATTTTTCTCTTGAAACACCACCAAACCTCAGAACAACATTGCCTTCTGATAGACCTGTTTCTGCAGGCAGGTCTCGTCCTGGTGCTGTTGCTACTCTTCCTTTGAAGCCCAACTCAGAAATGCAAACCCCAGTTGTCACCGTGTCAAGGAGACAGCCATCTCCTATTGCCAACAGGGGGAGGCTCTCTGAGTACACATCAAAAACCCGTGTCCATGGAAATGCCGGTGATGCCTCTGAGCTAGTTGCTAGGAAATCTGTGAAGTCTTCGACTACAGCCTCAGACAACAATGGTCTGGGAAGGACCATCTCAAAGAAATCATTGGATATGGCTATCAGACACATG GATGTGAGGAACGGGTCAGGAACTCTTCGTTCACTTTCAAGTGCCACACTCTACCCTCAGAGTGTTCGAACTTCAACTCCCAAGACACACCACACTCGAGGTTTGAGTGTTGCATCGTCAATGAACATCAACGGAAGCCTCCAAAGCAGAAACAATGGAAACAACACTAACAGGAaaaatggaagagagaaaggtgaaaggcAAAAACAGTACTTGGGAAAATTGAATGCAGTGGTAGATGTGTATCCTTATGATTCAGTATTGCTTAAAGAAGATTTGAACAACACAAACTGGCTGCATAGTGTTGATGGAAAGTGTGATGAAGGAGCTATCTTTGACAATGGATTTGAATCCCTGCCAGAACCCTTTGGATTCTACTAG